One window of Paroedura picta isolate Pp20150507F chromosome 2, Ppicta_v3.0, whole genome shotgun sequence genomic DNA carries:
- the ICA1L gene encoding islet cell autoantigen 1-like protein isoform X2: MVTYKQNSPGDQSVVRKMQKKYWKTKQVLIKVTGKKEDEHVVASDAELDAKLQVFQTIQMTCTDLLKTIEKYQQRLNAISEQENELGLFLKVQADQGEVQIGRMIDATGKALCSSSQQRLALCTPLSRLGKELATFSQRAVSDTLLTINLMEQARTEYRGALLWMKDASQELDPDTHKQMEKFKKVQMQVRNTKIQFDKLKMDVCQKVDLLGASRCNMLSHFLTLYQTAFLHFCQKSAQKMSEIHESFACSHSKYLVPSEAPKQSTAGDKRVATSADLERLVFLNEDASLDSSDISYATFCSGITRTGDSNEDPWQVDSDEDPWQSSKFGDTQPCIPEKGETSSQERPTWFSALAHLDPLSNPDAIGRSDDELLTA; the protein is encoded by the exons ATGGTCACCTATAAACAGAACAGTCCTGGAGACCAGTCAGTAGTTCgcaaaatgcagaagaaataCTGGAAAACAAAGCAAGTCCTAATTAAAGTTACTGGAAAGAAAGAAGATGAACATGTGGTAGCATCTGATGCAGAGTTAGATGCCAAACTACAG gtttttcaAACCATTCAGATGACGTGCACAGATCTTCTAAAGACAATTGAAAAATACCAGCAAAGACTTAATG CTATTTCTGAGCAAGAAAATGAGCTAGGACTCTTCTTAAAGGTTCAAGCAGACCAAGGCGAAGTTCAGATTGGCAGAATGATCGATGCTACTGGCAAGGCGCTCTGTTCATCTTCCCAGCAAAG GCTGGCTCTCTGCACTCCTTTGTCTCGCCTTGGAAAAGAACTTGCAACATTTAGTCAGAGAGCTGTATCTGACACTTTGTTAACTATCAATCTAATGGAGCAGGCCCGTACAGAGTATAGAGGGGCGTTACTGTGGATGAAAGATGCTTCCCAGGAATTGGATCCAGACACCCACAAACAAATGGAGAAGTTCAAAAAA GTTCAGATGCAAGTAAGAAACACCAAAATTCAATTTGATAAACTGAAGATGGATGTTTGTCAGAAGGTAGACCTTCTTGGAGCCAGCCGCTGTAACATGTTGTCACACTTCCTTACTCTCTACCAG ACAGCTTTTTTGCATTTCTGTCAAAAGTCTGCTCAAAAGATGTCTGAAATTCATGAATCCTTTGCATGTTCTCACTCAAAATATCTGGTGCCATCTGAG GCACCTAAGCAATCAACTGCAGGAGATAAGAGAGTTGCAACTTCTGCAGACCTTGAAAG GCTGGTTTTTCTGAATGAAGATGCTTCTCTTGATTCCTCAG ATATTTCCTATGCCACATTTTGTTCTGGTATTACCAGAACAGGAGATTCAAATGAGGATCCCTGGCAAGTAGATTCAGATGAGGATCCCTGGCAAAGTAGTAAGTTTGGAGATACCCAACCATGCATCCCCGAGAAAG
- the ICA1L gene encoding islet cell autoantigen 1-like protein isoform X4, with translation MVTYKQNSPGDQSVVRKMQKKYWKTKQVLIKVTGKKEDEHVVASDAELDAKLQVFQTIQMTCTDLLKTIEKYQQRLNAISEQENELGLFLKVQADQGEVQIGRMIDATGKALCSSSQQRLALCTPLSRLGKELATFSQRAVSDTLLTINLMEQARTEYRGALLWMKDASQELDPDTHKQMEKFKKV, from the exons ATGGTCACCTATAAACAGAACAGTCCTGGAGACCAGTCAGTAGTTCgcaaaatgcagaagaaataCTGGAAAACAAAGCAAGTCCTAATTAAAGTTACTGGAAAGAAAGAAGATGAACATGTGGTAGCATCTGATGCAGAGTTAGATGCCAAACTACAG gtttttcaAACCATTCAGATGACGTGCACAGATCTTCTAAAGACAATTGAAAAATACCAGCAAAGACTTAATG CTATTTCTGAGCAAGAAAATGAGCTAGGACTCTTCTTAAAGGTTCAAGCAGACCAAGGCGAAGTTCAGATTGGCAGAATGATCGATGCTACTGGCAAGGCGCTCTGTTCATCTTCCCAGCAAAG GCTGGCTCTCTGCACTCCTTTGTCTCGCCTTGGAAAAGAACTTGCAACATTTAGTCAGAGAGCTGTATCTGACACTTTGTTAACTATCAATCTAATGGAGCAGGCCCGTACAGAGTATAGAGGGGCGTTACTGTGGATGAAAGATGCTTCCCAGGAATTGGATCCAGACACCCACAAACAAATGGAGAAGTTCAAAAAAGTATAA